The genome window GAAATACTTAAGCCTTGATCCCATGTTAGATAAGCCAGTGTTTGCTGCAATATACCTTGCACAACCAGGTGACATGCTGCTTTTCTTCGAGAAACATCTGTCCTTCTTGTGGAGGAAGAACATTTGGTCTCTCTCCATCTTGCAGTTGAATCACCATGGTTTTTCCAGCTGTGGTGTGCTGTCCCATCCTCCTCTCACAGGGAGGAGGCATCTGCCTTTTGGAAAAGCTGCgatcctgcagcagggaggggtaACAAGACAAGGGAGAGCCTAAGATGGGAGCTCTCCTAGCCCCCAGGACTAGCACTGGGGTTGTTGGGCTCCTGATTTCTTCCCATCCATATTTTCACCTGCCCaactatttttcctcttttctgtccCCAAGATGTGTCAGTCCAGTCCTGGTGGCCAGTCGTCATGCAGCAGTGAGCCATCACCCCTTGGCAGCACCAACAACAATGACAGTGGAGTAGAAATGAACATGCACAGCGGGGGAAGTCTGGGAGATCTGACGGCGTTGGATGACAACGCTCCTGTCGTGGACTCAACAGTCTCATCTGGTAACTCAGCAGTCAGCCTGCAGCTAAGGAAACACATGACGACGATGCAACGACTTGAACAGCTCAAGAAGGAGAAACTCAAGACAGTTAAGGATTCCTGCTCATGGGTGAGCCCAGCTCCACAAGCCAGAAACACCAAGCTGCCTCCCATCTCAGGAAATGGTAAGCCCTGGGCCTGGACCATGTCCTGTAGAAACCTTTCAGAGTTTGACTCTGGTTTCATAACCAAGAGTCTGCCCTGGAGGAATGAGGATCATTCCTTATTGCCTCTGAGTCATGCTTTGATAGATAAAAATGTCAGGTAAAATGGACAGCTTGGGTGTAAACACGGCCATCTGGTGATGTGCAAGAGAAACCCAGGTGCTCAGTTCTACAGACGTATGAAGGGAGACAGAGGTTTTGGTGTCCTTGTTCCTGAGCTTACCCAGAACCCAGACACAGCTGTCCCAATTGTCTCAGTTACAGCCACAAGACTGGTGGCATTTTTTCTAGCAGTAGGAGTTCCCCGAGGGCTAATGTGCTTCCTGGGAGACcactggagcacagcagcaatCCAGACAAGACCTCTCTCCATAATCTTTCTCTGACAGAAGCCTTTTGTCACTCAGAAACTCCTGGCTATTGCCTCCAGCTTCGTATGCTTGTTTCCCACTGGCTGGTGATTCCTGGTAAAAGCATCTTTTTGAACCCTCTGGAGGTCCTCTAACTTTGCCAAGAAATCCAAAGGCATAGTGCCTGGGTTATACTAGATCTCAGAGCTTCTTGGGTTGCTCTTGGAAGAGCCTTTGAATGTCAGCTTTTGGGTCCTCAGGCTGCTCTCCCTGACTGCTGTGCATCTGTCCCAGAGAGTAGCTGTGGCTGTagctgtgtgctgtccctgtggcactgtTCACACCAGTCCTACCTTTGTCCTGCTGAGGGAAGCCCACGTGGAGACATTTCCTCAGAAGCTGAGTATAAGGGTGTACATGTTACAAACACTCTGCAGCAGGCACTTTTTAAGTTCTCTCCCAAGCCTTCTTGCTCCCTTTGCATGAACACAGAGCTAGAAGTGAAGCTTTGAATTCACTAGCACCACATGAAATTCATCATCACCCCCATTAAATATTTGGGGATGGCTTTGTGGGTCTGTATTCTGACACCTAGAACACCACAAAGTGAAATTTCTCAGCTAACTaaaccttttccttccctgcaaCCTTTCTTTCAGGCTCTGTTCTAGAAAACAGTGGTGGTTCTTCAGCTATGCTGCCCAACCCCAGAATAATGGAGCTGTCTGTCAACGAGGTTACGATGCTGAACCAGCTCAACGAGCGCCGTGACAGCACAACGAGCACCGTCAGCTCTGCCTACACTGTCAGCCGCAGATCCTCAGGGATCTCCCCGTACTTCTCCAGCCGCCGTTCCAGCGAGGCTTCCCATCTCGGGCACCGCCCCAACAACACCAGCTCCGCCGACTCCTACGACCCCATTTCCACGGATGCCTCCCGCCGGTCGAGCGAGGCGAGCCAGTGCAGCGGGATGCCGGGTCTGCTGAACCTCACACCAGCTCAGCACTACAGGCTGAAAGCAAAGTACGCTGCTGCCACAGGGGGCCCTCCTCCCACCCCCCTGCCAAACATGGAGAGGATGACCCTGAAGAACAGGATCTCACTGATGGATGGACCAGACCCCACCTTGCCCTCCGTCCGCCTCCCACCGGGCCCCAGGCGTTGCAGCGATGGTAACACCTATAGCTACCCATCAGCTCCAGCATTTCCCCATGAGGTGCAGGGCAACTGCACGAGACGGGCAAGTGACCCTGTGAGGAGACCTCCTGGAGACCCCCAGGCTCTCCCACGAGTTCACCGCTTCAACAGCACCAACAGTGTGAACCCCTTCCATCCTCCACAGCCCACAGACAGGAGGAATTTTGGTCTCCCGAGCTATGGGCGCTCAGACGGGAGCCTGCCCCGGCACTCCTACTCACCCCGGCCCCTGAGCATCAGTGAAAACATCGCCATGGAAGCCATGTCCGGGGAGGCAGACGTGCCCATTGGAGATGATGACATTATGCTGCCAGATGATGTGGTACAGTACATCAAGTCCCAGAACAATGGGACAGTGGCCGAGAGCACTTCCATGGGGTACAACAATGAGATGCAGAACTTCCAAGGAAGTGGgaagctgcagcctccagccttGCCCAGCCAACGCAGGATGGCAGTGGCTGAGGCAAGCATGAGCCACTTGGGACCCATGATGGCAGAGTGTTCCATGAGTTTTGATACTTCTTCAGacatgaataaaaataacatgCCTGTCCAGTGGAATGAAGTCAGCTCAGGCACAGTTGATATCATGTCCAATCAGTCAAAGCAGCAGTTCTCACAAGGGAATTTAGCAGTGGTCCAGCAGAAGCAGAACTTTGGTCAGTACCAGAACTACAAccagcagcagatgcagctGCCAGACAACAGCATGAATGCAACTCAACAGAGCTTTATGCAAAGAAACATGGGCATGGATGGGCAGAGGCTGAACTGCATGCAGCTGCGGCAGCAGCACATGAGCCTAGGTCCCAGCATGAACCCCGACATGGGCTTGCACACAGGGTATAACCAACCACACCAGATGCTGAGCCCCAGTGCAGTCAGTGGCAACCCAAATCAGATCTCTCCTAATTGCAGCAACATGGCAGCAAAGTCTGGACCCCACCTTCACCCTCAGCAGATGGACATGGCAGCCAACCCTTCCTTGATGGTCAGGAGCAACAGTGAGCGCACAGCGCTGGGACAGGTCATGCACGAGCCGAGTCAGCAGAACTACTCATCTCAGCCAAGCCACCTGAACTTCCCTGTGGCCCAGGAGACCTTTCCTCAGCCCATCATGACCTCCAATCAGCCCAGTTTTGAGCCTCAGCAGAGCGTGGTGGGTTCCGCTGCGCAGGCATATCCCCCTGGCATGATCCAGCCTCATCCTCCACCGGAGCCAAACCCGGGCAGCAGACCCCGAGGGGTCCGCCCCGCCCAGCAGCTGGGCTACATGAGAACTGCCCATCCTGCAAACACCatcagctctggccaggagacAGCGGAGGCCATGCACAAAAGAACCAGTGAcgtgctgctggcaccagcccagcagtgcGGGGACGGCACGAGGGACAACAGCTTGATGTACTATTACGGCCAAATCCACATGTATGAGCAGAACAACGGCTTCGACAACCACGCGGACTGTCAggtcaggcagcagcagtgcacacagagcagcaagcCAGCcactctgccttccccaggaacAAATCAGGTGTCCAGCACAGTGGACTCTCAAGGTCTTGAGCCACCCCAGATAGATTTTGATGCCATCATGGACGATGGGGACCATTCAAGCCTGATGTCGGGCACCCTGAGCCCCAGCATCCTGCAGAACCTCTCCCAGAACTCCTCTCGCCTGACGACTCCACGAAACTCTCTGACACTGCCCACCATACCTGCGGGGATCAGCAATATGGCAATAGGTGACATGAGCTCCATGCTAACCACGCTGGCAGAAGAGAGTAAATTTCTAAACATGATGTCGTAACGGTAAAGCACAAGGCCTTGGTGCTATCCAAGGGGCTTTGCGTGAAGCAGTTGTATGAATgtgcttttcaaaaataatctGTTTCAATAGAGTAGGGTTTTTTATAAGTGTTAAATACATTAAAggatttcaaaatgaaaattttaaaaagtctgtgTACAGAATTATGTAAACTTTATGCAGGCAGTTCAGTACCACAAGGGTGCACCTCTAGTATTATTTTTTTGGCTTGGTTTCCCGGAGCACTGAACAGTATCACCACCAAGCTAGGAGACAGCATAAAGGTGGTTAGAGATGAAACCCTCCCTTCTGGGAAGCCCTGTAAATAGCCCTCCCCATCGTTTTTCTGTTAGTTACATTtgcaaaaaattccattttcaacCCACCCCAGAAAGAAATGGGAGGATGCATTTTTTTGTTAGAATAAAAGCCATACTATGTATTCTGCTCTGATGAGAGTAGGGTTTAGTTAGGTCTCCAAACAAGCCCTCTGCCAGCAGTATTGTTTTATACCATAAATACCTTTGTACCTTGCAAAGAGCGACGTTTCCAAATGGCTTCTCAGCAAAGTGCCTTACCATGCTTTCTTGTTAAGTAGCCAAGGCCtctcttcctttaaaaatcaaatgtaGTGTATTGTCAGAAGCATATATAAAATGTACATTTATAAAAACATAGTGGTGTTTCTGAGAAAACATTGGAAAGACACATTGATGAGACACATAAAAGGTGAATGCACACTTTGATCAGATGTGTTTACAACGTGGTTTATATCATGTGCAGAGTGGAGCAGAGGTCTGGGAACAGCAATCACTGGGAAATAATCCCCCGTGGCAGGAAGGCTCTGGCATGCAGACTGACACACATGCATAACTTTGCACCTTCTGAACACAGTGACTTTCTGCCAGTGCCCCACATGCATCTTTAATGTCAGAGTGCTGGAGCACATGTTACTGGATCCCTGTGCAGctttgcagcagctttgctctcTGGTGGGGAGCTGAGGTGCTCACATAAACAAGTGATGGTGATGGAGAGACTTCTACAATCGTCCCAGCCCAGTGTGCACTGTGACAGCTCTGGGGGAGCAGGTTAATCTGCCAGGTTCATCTGTGTGATGTGCTCAGTGCAGGGTTCTGTCTGGGCTCCATGTGCACAACTGGTGCCTTGCTGCACTGATATGGGGCCAAGCATAAGCCAATACACCCTGCCCCACAAGCAGGCTTGTTGGCATGCACCCAGTGCTAGCTTAACGTGTCCCGCAGCATGAAAAAACTGCTGTATCTGAAAAATATACCAGGGTCAACCTGAGTTGTTCATTTGAGTAGCagactgcagctgcagcctgcagcacctgcaccaGCAGACTGCACCTGCAGCACTAAACGTGTGTATAGTCTCAAAACAGGAATTTGAGTCAGAATAGTAGCTTGGTCAGTGAGAATCTCTTGGAACCATCATTGGGGAAGAGATGGGAGGAGCAGGGCCTCCTGAAGTCAAATTCTCCACCAGAATATAACTGCTCATAAAATAGTGATCAGCTGCTTCCAGGACAGTCCCCCCTGCCAGTAAGTTGATCTTTgttgtattatttatttttgctgtcgTTAGACAAAAGGGTAGAAGCAGTGGGGTGCATGTACTTGGGAGGAGGCCTTGCTTAATTTCAGACTGCGTTGGACAAGGACAACTCCTCTCATCCTGCTCTCATAGCCTCAAATGCTTTGTACCCCATATGTTGAAGGGCAGGGAACAAGTGTGACACCCCCCCCAGGTTTTTGCAGCTGGACTGAGTAGAGCTTCACTGTTTCCTTCCCATCTCCCTGTCATATCAGTGTCATGTTCTCATTTGCATCTACTCTGTCCCCTGCACAGGACCAGGACAGCTCTATAAAGGTGTTTTCTGGTGTCCTTGCTTTCCTTTTGCACAAACTGATGTCAGGCCCAGTATCACCAGGGACTGACATGGAAATGCCATGTGCTGCCTCGAGGCAAACTGTGATATCaggtgggcaggagctgtgcttggcAGAGGTGGATCAGGGCAGTTTTGCTGCCAGGAATCCCTGGGTATGGCTGgtgcagggaggtgctgctcaGCATCTGCAgtctcatcatcctcatcccaaAGGCAGAGGGTGCTCTCGGCCCTGCCCTTCACCCCTCCATGATTCCTGCTGATGTCCAGGGTGCATGAGGACAGGGAAGCAAAGGTGCCTGGCTGTTTATTTGTGTCTCCTGTGAAAGTTGTGTTTAAAGGGATTGTTTTATAGTCTGCTGTATATATTCTCCTGCAGTTACTGACCTTGCCCTTCCCTTCGCATTTATGAAAAGAGGGCAGTACATGTTTTTAGGACATTATATGTTGTCCTGGACGCTTGGAGTACAACTGGGCATCCCTTATGCTGAGATGGATCAGGCTTTCATGTGTCCTTTGATTGCTAATGACTTTTTTAACAGCTGCATAGGGCAGCAATGGCTCCTGAGTCCCTCCTCACAGATATCTCATTAGCAAACGTTCAAATACAGAAGCAAAACCAAATCTCCAATgacttgagatttttttggacTTTCGAGTGGTGGTCTTCCTTCATTTACTGAAAAAGTATTATAATAATCTTTCCAGCACTGTATATATTATGTATAGAAGACATCATTACTAAAAGTACTGTAGGTGAATTGTTCTGTCAAATTTATATCCTAAGAACATTTTTAGCTGTTTTCTACATCATAAGAATGGAGGTAACATGCTGAACCTGTATATAAACCTTTTGtacattaaaaagtaattttttttttcataattcatTGTGTCtcttgttatttctttttattgacAAATGATGGCTGCTCTTGGTCTGTTGTTAGCACACCAACACTGTTAGTTGGACTCTGGTGGTGCTTAGGAACAGTTGGTGAGGAGCTGGTAGGGCATGTGTGTGATACAGTACAGATGTGGAATGGTCTTGCCTTGAAGAACTTCCACTCAACAGTGAGATGGAGGTGGCAGAAAGAGAGGCAGCAAGGTCAGTGTGTGCTGCAAGCTCAGTCCTGCTGCCCAGGTGTCTTTCACTGCTCTTGGCAGAGGTGATTTGAAGGACAGTGGCAGTGCAGCAGGGATTGTACAGTAGAGGGGCTCAGAGCAAGGGCTTGGCAAATTTGTCAACCAGAAGATTTATGATAAAAATGGCTTGTTGACTGACTTGGTCATTGTCcaaaaggagacagaaatgGGACAGATTAGCAGAGCTGTGATGGGCCATGACAGTGGCAAATTGAATATTGAGtttggagaaaggagaaattaatCTGTGCATTATGTATGTGATGGGAAGCAATTATTGGGTGAGCAACTGATAGATACATCAGTTGTGACTAGTTAGTGTCTCATCCAGCTCCTTGATGAGAGATTTAatttggctgcagcaggagttAGCTCAGCTACTCAAGAGACTGACTTTCCACTTGTTTTTGTCAAGGTGTGTTGGTGTGCACAGGGCTAGAGCCTTAAGGCAGGGTGAGGAGGCTCACAGGGGATCCTCGTGGGCTCAGCAATGAGCTTGGAATGAAAACTGCTGAGCAAAGCAGCTGGCCAGTGAATCAGTGAATTACACTTGCTGCAAATGAACCAGCAGTTTCGTGCAGAAGCAACTGAAGGGGATacactccttttcctctctgtgggATCCTTCTGAGCTGACTGGCAGAATCAGGTATGTAGAATCAGGTACATGCGGGACAAACCCTCACCCTGTCTTCAGGATCCCTGTATGAACCCTCCAGGTTCCTTCAAAGTCCATGGCAAGAGATTGGCACATCCCTCTTGTGAAATTAATCTTTCCTGTCTTAGACACATGAAATGGGGTGGACTTTTCCTCTGAAAGATGTATGTCACCTCCTGATTGATTACAGAGAGACCACCAAGGAGGCAGCTTAGATGCCTTCTGCAGTGGGGCAAGGTGATTCCCATACTCCTGTGGATCTCTTAACGCCAGTCTGGGCACCTTCAGCATGATCTGAGGCTGAGTCAGTGGAAGTGTTAGTGCTCCTGTTAGCCTGTTATTTATTGGATAAATATCACACCCCTCTGTACTGTCCAAGAACTACAGAAATcacaataaaaatgcagtaattttattaaaagaaaattgttcaGATCTTTTCTATTGACAAAAGGTTCTGGAGACTCAGATCAGCTCCTACTGTTTTTCTACTTCAAACACTTAAAGTAGGTTTCTAATCTAGATCAAATGATGCTTTTAGCTGGTGTTTCTCTTCAGAGTTCAATCAGGGCACATCTCTGCCAGTGTGGGAACatatttattacttaaactGGGCTAAGATTTCCTAGGAGCCCACCTGAGGTCATGTACCAGCATGTGCATTTTTACTGCTTTACCATCCTGGAATAAACAAGGAACGAAAGGCTTACTGCTCCAATTGTAAGCAGGTAATAACCCTTCTGCAGCAAATGTTGTTTATAAGCCAGAGCTTGGAGTTTATACTACTGTGGCAGCTGCATAATATTCAATTAACCTTCTTTTTAATCAATCACATCCCTTATGAAAACAAACCATCCTAACAGGTCTGATTCTGACCTTCTTCGGTGAGTGTTAACCTCACTCCACTCCCAAAACCAGGGGGAGCACAGGAAGAGTAAGATCCCACTCTGGGTAAAACCATCACAGCTCTTTAATATTGCACTAATATCTCAGGTTTTCctggaggggagaaaaaagcccATAAAAGCTACTGTTGCTGGATCTGATTGCACTTACAGAGCACAGAGTCGTTCCCACAGCTCTTTATTGCAGTGGTCTCTGTAGGGATGACATAGGGGCTCTTGTTCTTTACGAGCTGCTGGATCTGCTTGGAAGCGCATACGTGTGGTAAACAAATGGTGTGTTTTATATTATTGGAAGGACAATTTATGACCAACCAAGGCCTCTTGCAGACAGCCATTTAACTTGTAAGTAAAATGACCTAACACTTAAGAAATTTAGAAGCTACAAAACAACCTGTGTTGTGCCCAGTACACTTATTTCTCTTTGATTTATGCTTCATGTAAAACTTGAAATGGCCATATTAAATATgtttggggtaaaaaaaaaaaataaagaaagaacaaTGCAATGTTTTCACATATGCTGAGGGTTTGTGACTACTGTAGCTTCCTCCAACAGCACCAGCACTTCTGATTGATTACATGGGTTCCTTTGCCTCccttatttccattttccccacaCTGACCTGTCAGGCAGATATGTAGGGGGCATGGTGCCATGCCTGCTGTCACCTTTGGAAGGGCTGCTGCACACAATGCAGTGCACTTGCTGGAAACATCTCTCCAGGTGTTGATGGCTTACCGAAAAGCAAACTCTGGCTGATATCTTTGCCTGTCAGAGGCTGTTTTACCATCATGTGTAGGGTGGGTAtcagcaggcagcagaaggTGTAGTGACACACCACAAAAGTCAGCTTCTGCACCAAAAAACAGGGAATAGGACTGCATAAATATGTGATCTACATTCCTCTGCCCAGCCTTAACtcagtgcagcccaggataGTCTTCATAGAAAAAAGATGTTTAAGGAAGCACTTTGGAGCAGAAGCTTGGTCTGATGCTCTGAATATCTTCTAAAGAAcactctctttccttttctctattCACTGTACAGAAAGAGTACAGATGAAGACAACCTTCACAaattccccctctctcccctgCCACCATcccttttctgttcctctttgGGAAGGACCCCGGAGTGCTCTGCCCATACAAACATCTTCTCTGCCAGGCtttgacagacagacagacattttTTGACTCAGGACTACgaggagcagctttcctgaCACCTGTGGAGTGAATCATGCAGAAGAAGAGCACACATTTCACAGCTGGATGTTGGCCAAAGCACCAAGATCTGTGTTCCAGAGTGGTGGTATTGGTTAAAATAGATCAAACGGaatgaggagagcagcagggaaggaagcaAAACTCTGGACAAAGGTGGGCTCATTTTCTTCATGGCTTTGTGTCTCCCAGTGTGTCTTCCACTTGGAAAATTCCATGGGCCatgacaaaaacaaaacaaagaagtgATGCTTATGAGGATGTGAGAAAGATCTATTTTTGAAGAATTTATGTCTGTAAAGTTTGACATAAAGGACTTCTGGAACAGGAGCACCACTTTTAGCTCTGTTACCTCTTTTGCCCACTACTCTCTTGAGCAGCTGAGCAAGCAGCCAtgccctgggaaggagctgtgacCAGAGGGTTCAGCCACCTGCTCCATGGGAATGGCCGTGGCAGGGACAGCCTCTGAGGAGCGCAGCTGGGACGGATTTGGGATTTGCAGCAGGCTTGGAAAGGCgctgcagccccaggcctgGAGTCTGTGGAGTCTGTAGGTGGGCTGCCCCACCCTTTGGCAGCACCAGCATCCTGCCCTTGGCTGGGAGCTCAGAGCAAAGGCACTCCCAGGCTCTGCGGCTCAGCCAAGCTGCAAGAAGCAAACGTGCCTCTGCTTTCTGCCACTGTTACTGTACAGCACCTGGAAATCTCCAGGTGGCTTCACTgggccccttcccagctggcaAAGCAGCCCTCTGAGGAGGTACCTGCCTGCTGCACTTACCCATCTGATTGGCATCTGAGTAAAGTGTCTCCACGGACTCAAAACTgatgtattcttttttttcttttttttctttttttctttttttttttttagcaaaatgTCTTGATGCGAATCGTTTAACCTCTGTGTCACTCATCAATAATGACGATAAGTGAAATTCGATGAAATGCACAGAGGATTAAACATCACTCCAGGCTCACTGAAAGAGGGCTGTGTATCTGGGAGATCTGAGGGAGGGCTGAGAAAATGTTCTGAGAACAtgggctttgctctgcagcCCAAAAGGCTGAACCCTgtagcagcagctgtggggagtGCTCCTCGTGGTGATCCAGTCACACCCTGCAGGCCAggggagctgccctgccagcagccatcCTGGAGCCAAACTGGTCTCACCTCGCTTGAGGACCTCTCAGGAAATGATGGCTTGTCTTAGCAATGTCAGGAGATTTGTCAGAGAATGTGAAAGATGTTTTCAGGGAATAGAAACTGGGGCTGAGCCAGGTGAAGGTTTctatttaattggaaaaaagaaaatagatcCCAGCATTTCCATCATTAACTGGAAATAAGGGGGAGCATTTTGAACAAATCAGCAGTGGTCTGTGTGTTGAAAGCACCAATGGCACCAATGTGTTTGAGAACCTTTCTTAGAGACAAGAGACAGCTTTGTGGTCATTGAACAGTTCCGAAAAATTGTCTGTATTTGCCCAAATTATGAGGGAAATTTAAAACCTGAACCCAttcaaattccccaaaatttaaCATCTACTAATAATACATCAACAACTTTATCCTAAAACCCTCAAATCTAAACCTTGAATTTACAAAAGCATTGGGCTGAGACATGACTTCTTAAGTAGtcttggaaaaaagaaacatcaaaaagatttttcaacTAATCTACTACCTGCACATTTCTTCAATAATGTTTTAACTGTCAtttatgggcttttttttttaaagaaagatttaTTATGCAGAGACATGGGCTGGCTTAATCACAGGTGAATCAGTACCAGAAAAAGTTAAGTCTCTAAGGAGTTCACACGGAGTTGTTTTCCACTCCTGATTTTTCTATGGAGTGGTTTCACTTGCAGGAAATTGGGATTGAAAAGAtctcacaaaagaaaaaggtgtaAAATAACGTAAGTGGCTGAGGGCCTTTTAGATTAGCATCATCCTTCCTTTTAACAggaaaaaccacatttttagtGGTGTTCAAAATTATTCCAGATAACACACAAAATACAGTATTGTGTTACAATTAGATTAGCTGAGGTAAAACCTCTTTCCCAGCCCTTATTTAAGAGCTGGCAAAGTCCTTCAGGCAAAGCACTGGTCCACAGATGTTCCAACAGATTCAGAAATTGCTTTTTGTGAGCTCACAACTGGTGAATAAAAAGGGTATTTTCTCCCCTCAGAATAAATCCCAATGATAGACAGGACgaggtttattatttttatttccaatgcCTTTAgtaccactgaaaaaaaaattacattttttgaataaaaatagcGGGAGAACCATCAGGGGATTGCAGTTGTAAACTAGATCTGGTGTACATGCTTCAGTGTTCTCTATTacagtaaatgaaaaatactcaaattagggggggaaaaaaaatcctcttatGACCTGGAGTTTTGgt of Zonotrichia leucophrys gambelii isolate GWCS_2022_RI chromosome 7, RI_Zleu_2.0, whole genome shotgun sequence contains these proteins:
- the GLI2 gene encoding zinc finger protein GLI2 isoform X1 is translated as METSASTAAGKKEGKGAVLEGNGFTETGKKPPPLAAAGAAVAQGVPQHIFPAFHAPLPIDMRHQEGRYHYEPHSIHAIHGPPPLSGSPVISDISLIRLSPHPAGPGESPFSPPHPYVAPHMEHYLRSVHSSPTLSVISAARGLSPADVAHEHLKERGLFGLPPPPPGANPADYYHQMTLMAGHPNPYGDLLMQGGGAASTAHLHDYLSPVDVSRFSSPRVTPRLSRKRALSISPLSDASIDLQTMIRTSPNSLVAYINNSRSSSAASGSYGHLSAGTISPAFSFPHPLNPVTYQQILTQQRGLSSAFGHTPPLIQPSPTFPSRQHMAVISVNPSPAQSSSNSNCISDSSQSKQSSESAVSSTVNPVINKRSKVKTEVEGLPPVSPNTQEHLTDLKEDLDKDECKQEPEVIYETNCHWEGCTKEYDTQEQLVHHINNDHIHGEKKEFVCRWQDCTREQKPFKAQYMLVVHMRRHTGEKPHKCTFEGCSKAYSRLENLKTHLRSHTGEKPYVCEHEGCNKAFSNASDRAKHQNRTHSNEKPYVCKIPGCTKRYTDPSSLRKHVKTVHGPDAHVTKKQRNDVHPRPPPLKENGDNEASAKQSSKVAEESPEANSTTRSMEDCLQVKTIKTENSVMCQSSPGGQSSCSSEPSPLGSTNNNDSGVEMNMHSGGSLGDLTALDDNAPVVDSTVSSGNSAVSLQLRKHMTTMQRLEQLKKEKLKTVKDSCSWVSPAPQARNTKLPPISGNGSVLENSGGSSAMLPNPRIMELSVNEVTMLNQLNERRDSTTSTVSSAYTVSRRSSGISPYFSSRRSSEASHLGHRPNNTSSADSYDPISTDASRRSSEASQCSGMPGLLNLTPAQHYRLKAKYAAATGGPPPTPLPNMERMTLKNRISLMDGPDPTLPSVRLPPGPRRCSDGNTYSYPSAPAFPHEVQGNCTRRASDPVRRPPGDPQALPRVHRFNSTNSVNPFHPPQPTDRRNFGLPSYGRSDGSLPRHSYSPRPLSISENIAMEAMSGEADVPIGDDDIMLPDDVVQYIKSQNNGTVAESTSMGYNNEMQNFQGSGKLQPPALPSQRRMAVAEASMSHLGPMMAECSMSFDTSSDMNKNNMPVQWNEVSSGTVDIMSNQSKQQFSQGNLAVVQQKQNFGQYQNYNQQQMQLPDNSMNATQQSFMQRNMGMDGQRLNCMQLRQQHMSLGPSMNPDMGLHTGYNQPHQMLSPSAVSGNPNQISPNCSNMAAKSGPHLHPQQMDMAANPSLMVRSNSERTALGQVMHEPSQQNYSSQPSHLNFPVAQETFPQPIMTSNQPSFEPQQSVVGSAAQAYPPGMIQPHPPPEPNPGSRPRGVRPAQQLGYMRTAHPANTISSGQETAEAMHKRTSDVLLAPAQQCGDGTRDNSLMYYYGQIHMYEQNNGFDNHADCQVRQQQCTQSSKPATLPSPGTNQVSSTVDSQGLEPPQIDFDAIMDDGDHSSLMSGTLSPSILQNLSQNSSRLTTPRNSLTLPTIPAGISNMAIGDMSSMLTTLAEESKFLNMMS
- the GLI2 gene encoding zinc finger protein GLI2 isoform X2, producing METSASTAAGKKEGKGAVLEGNGFTETGKKPPPLAAAGAAVAQGVPQHIFPAFHAPLPIDMRHQEGRYHYEPHSIHAIHGPPPLSGSPVISDISLIRLSPHPAGPGESPFSPPHPYVAPHMEHYLRSVHSSPTLSVISAARGLSPADVAHEHLKERGLFGLPPPPPGANPADYYHQMTLMAGHPNPYGDLLMQGGGAASTAHLHDYLSPVDVSRFSSPRVTPRLSRKRALSISPLSDASIDLQTMIRTSPNSLVAYINNSRSSSAASGSYGHLSAGTISPAFSFPHPLNPVTYQQILTQQRGLSSAFGHTPPLIQPSPTFPSRQHMAVISVNPSPAQSSSNSNCISDSSQEHLTDLKEDLDKDECKQEPEVIYETNCHWEGCTKEYDTQEQLVHHINNDHIHGEKKEFVCRWQDCTREQKPFKAQYMLVVHMRRHTGEKPHKCTFEGCSKAYSRLENLKTHLRSHTGEKPYVCEHEGCNKAFSNASDRAKHQNRTHSNEKPYVCKIPGCTKRYTDPSSLRKHVKTVHGPDAHVTKKQRNDVHPRPPPLKENGDNEASAKQSSKVAEESPEANSTTRSMEDCLQVKTIKTENSVMCQSSPGGQSSCSSEPSPLGSTNNNDSGVEMNMHSGGSLGDLTALDDNAPVVDSTVSSGNSAVSLQLRKHMTTMQRLEQLKKEKLKTVKDSCSWVSPAPQARNTKLPPISGNGSVLENSGGSSAMLPNPRIMELSVNEVTMLNQLNERRDSTTSTVSSAYTVSRRSSGISPYFSSRRSSEASHLGHRPNNTSSADSYDPISTDASRRSSEASQCSGMPGLLNLTPAQHYRLKAKYAAATGGPPPTPLPNMERMTLKNRISLMDGPDPTLPSVRLPPGPRRCSDGNTYSYPSAPAFPHEVQGNCTRRASDPVRRPPGDPQALPRVHRFNSTNSVNPFHPPQPTDRRNFGLPSYGRSDGSLPRHSYSPRPLSISENIAMEAMSGEADVPIGDDDIMLPDDVVQYIKSQNNGTVAESTSMGYNNEMQNFQGSGKLQPPALPSQRRMAVAEASMSHLGPMMAECSMSFDTSSDMNKNNMPVQWNEVSSGTVDIMSNQSKQQFSQGNLAVVQQKQNFGQYQNYNQQQMQLPDNSMNATQQSFMQRNMGMDGQRLNCMQLRQQHMSLGPSMNPDMGLHTGYNQPHQMLSPSAVSGNPNQISPNCSNMAAKSGPHLHPQQMDMAANPSLMVRSNSERTALGQVMHEPSQQNYSSQPSHLNFPVAQETFPQPIMTSNQPSFEPQQSVVGSAAQAYPPGMIQPHPPPEPNPGSRPRGVRPAQQLGYMRTAHPANTISSGQETAEAMHKRTSDVLLAPAQQCGDGTRDNSLMYYYGQIHMYEQNNGFDNHADCQVRQQQCTQSSKPATLPSPGTNQVSSTVDSQGLEPPQIDFDAIMDDGDHSSLMSGTLSPSILQNLSQNSSRLTTPRNSLTLPTIPAGISNMAIGDMSSMLTTLAEESKFLNMMS